The Rhopalosiphum maidis isolate BTI-1 chromosome 2, ASM367621v3, whole genome shotgun sequence genome segment attactactattattataataaataataaatcgtcaACACTTACGTTTCTCTTGTACTAAATGAGTGCCAACAATTTCTTTGAAGAGCTTAATTGAATCCAAATCATTAGGATGATAGAAAAATAGTAAGAATGGTAATCCTTCTTCTGTGATTTCTTCAGCATTCTCAAACGTTATTTCACGTACTAATGGTAAGCAATTGTCTGTCGcccatatatttaatgaatcatAATCGGCTGAATTTCCTGTGAAAGTATGATGTTCAGATTTCGGAGATGCCCGATCAGGTCTGAATTCTATTATCGTTTCGTTGGGCGGATGCATAGCACGGAATGCTTCactataaattgaaatgtcttagttgcattttttatagtaaaatacataaaagatAAATCATAGTTACCCAACTCCAGCATAAAAAAGACAATCATCTTTGAGATTTGTTGCcacttttctaaatatttgatattcttGAGAATCTTTGTTTTCAAAGTATCCAATTACAACTCTTGACTTCACCTAGAGACAtagattaatgtaaaaaaaattatacaattatacacttttattGTATGGTTATTGATTAACTTACATCAGACGCAGCAAACAAGCTAGACACTTCTTGTATGGGATCTTCAAGTTGTTTTTGTACAAAAGACACAAAAGCTTCAACTGATCGCTTACCCCTATATTCTCTTTTAGCTGGTTGtccatttattaatacttttatagtaggatatttagtaatttgaaATCTAGATGCAATGgaagctaaaaaaaattgttgaaccataagtaaaaaaattatttttggatatgatatctatattatatatttgtagtaaattattttattgttgtaatgatttatagtttatagtatataatatgtatacattataatggtCCCGATACACTtgagtatacaataattgcaAAACTaccatatgtatatacatgatgctgatgaaattattgaattattatacaaactaattttatttaaaacaggtTTTCTGCAAAtgaaaaatcaacaaaatttgaattgtttgtatttaatttattaagtagggTGATGACAATTTTATGACAacttggatatttttttatatttgaaactaTTCTGTTaccatttttagtattaacctTGAggtaaattaaagttttaaaacttttaaaaatgattactttgcatattataaatctatacatatatatttcctCCATAAGCTGTAAAACGCACAacgaaaaataagataaatttcaaaatactaattaCATACTgtctatgttttaatttattaggaattataataataagccaATAAAAATGAGCCAGATATTCCATAagcataattttgattttaacatagcacttaataatgattttaaaatttaagcataCTTAAAGAGTAAATAttcatatcaattaaaaagtgtttttgtgtctagtaaaatgtattacgttaaaataaacataaaaatcataattaatcataaaatgtacacattgaagaatgataaaatatccaaagaacattttaaattttaattgacaatttttaactggcagaatttagaatttttaaaatattgattaaccAAATATGATATGaagctaaaattatataaactgaattttaatattttttattaattttaattttgagtgtAAATAACTTTAGTATAgaactgaatatttatattgaactgAATGATATGAAatgctaattttataaaacattaagtaCCTTACTGATGGGTTATCTTAAATCATGCAATAAgagaaaatttatatttatagtagatagtaataaacttaattactaataatagaattaaaatgtatatttaattatgcgcatacatttataaactaaCTATTTTCTTGATAGtaatttagttttcaaaacaaatttatacaaaaaacaatttatagtttataccaaaaatcaaacacattaaataaaaaaaaattatttgataaaaatattggaaatattacatacaaataattattatagatgagtaataaataataattaaaaaactaacatGATTATTccctatacaatttattaataagcatcaattaaataaatttatatcatcaattaaatttaaatcttttaaaaggatatcattattattattgtcattgataattttatcatcaGAATtcaatctaaattatatataaagtaaattgttttattttaatatataaaaaaaatattttttaaattaagttaaattagataataaatgcatagtagagaaatataaaatatgattacttACTTTCACTATCACAGTCTACTTTCCCCAATACAACTTTACCAGACTCTGGATAAAGTTCAGAAACTTTTGCAGCAGCTTCATCAAAGATTGGAGTAAGAATACCACTAAACCGACACCAATCGGCATAgaagtttattataactaattcattggatgctaaaaaaaaatattaaataaaaattactgacAAACACTatagtgtatagtgtatagtgtatagtatttattataaataaaatacagtgtTTGGTAATTTCAAGTTAGCCATTccaaatatatgtacatttttgcaGAGATCGTAGTGTTTCATAGATGGCTATTCAAATCAGTAATTAGGCATATgaagtgattattatttaatacattttaatcaataatgcacataatttaaacagtattaacatattgattaataattacccAATGTCATGTCAACATTCTGGCTGTGGAGTTTTACAGCATTACTGGTTACTGGATTGTAGAACAAATAAGTCTAAAAGCAAAATTGTTAgacaataaaactatatacaattaaacaataacgCCTGACTTAGTCGGTATACTTACAGAAGAAAAAAAGAGTAGGAACAATTTATTAGCGaatattttccaataattttgattcatgatattttgaaaactatgcTTGAGGTAACATCAGGGTATGGACTGAATGTTTATTTCTTTTGCAAGAGCATAAACTCAATTTCTTGCGAAGTATTGACTGTGGAAATTACGACAACAAGACTTTTACTGGATGGTGAATTGCGACCAAATGCACTACGGATGACGATTTAGAGAATAATAGAATATGTCaaatgattttagttttaggaataaaatttgaagatatcacaaaaactattatagacGTCATCCGGCGAATGTTCGTTGATTACGACACGTCGATTTGTTCCATGAGAATGATAACGGAACCGTGGAGTACAAAATGCGACAATCAGAGGGACTATAATACTGAACAAAGACAACAATACGGTATCTGGTATCTTCTATACCgtgactgtaataataataatatactaatatacctaGTAACGCAACggtcttttaaataaatacatttattttatttaagaccACAGaatgaatgaaatattaatttttattttttcatttattccgCGACGACCACGtgtaacgtatattatataatatcaacataataAGCAGGGACGTACGCAGAAAAAAGTTTTGAGgggtgtttttgaaaataagttaTGGAAaagtagaactttttttttaataaacatacgaAATTTCTTTATGAAAACTAGCTATACCTACTTAAGAACTATACctactttaaacatttttaaatctaattttcgcGAACTTTTAGCCATTATGTTAAGAATATCTTCACTAAGAATGTTAAGTCTTATGAAGattataatcgtttaaaagttttattatacatattaaaaaaataaatgatatacatatgattaaaaattgattagtgTAGATCGAGTGACCAGTGGTTATTGGTCGGTGCACTCAAAACCATGTATCGTTTCGGTGCGTGAAATGCACGGCCGCCCGACGATTCACCATTCGTCTAACGTCTTGGTACGTAATTTGCATGGCcatcacacacatatataatgtatataatacatgagtCAACCTCTTATGTTATTAGCGGCGCATCAGTTTTGTTATGGATACCTATGCGGCCCGTCAAATTCACTATTACCGGACGACGCGTCACGTCGAAATAGCGCGTCTTCGCCGGTGATGCAAACGCCGGTCAGTCACCCTGTAATTGTTCCGCagtgcttattattattgacgttATCAATGGCGCATTGTATCACACGTAGTCCGTGACCCGATGTCAGTGATGTCACCACAGTATTTTgacacacacaatatatatatatatcgtcacCATCGCGGCTACGGtcaggatatatatatatgtgtatataataatataatacacgtgtCTCGTTCAGTACCGCCGTGTCACTGCGACTAGACACTGTCACCGGATTCAAAGACACGTTGACCATTGGTTGTATGTTCCCGCAATCCGCGTCACACgagatttgttttttgtttttttatgaagtTAAACTTCTTTACGCAGGGTAGTGAGGGAAAAAAAAGCGAACGGGCGGCCGTACGAACGCAAACACGGACATGTCGTTGTGCGCAGCCGCGGATTGTCGTAGctgtattttgtaaacatggGTTGTGTCATTAAGCGTCAGTATTTTTGGTTGGGTCATTAAACAAAGAAtactcaacaataatattaatgagataaatatttagataaaaacggAATGATCGTCCGAGATGATTTCATACGGTCGTCGGGGCGGCGGTGCGAAGCGTATCAGTAcgtcatatacataatatcacataataataataatattacgtattataatttcttttctttCTTTATTATCCTCATTACCCCATTCTATCCACGCCTTACTTTCTTTTTCACTCACTCAGTGAGTACCGTTCAAAAGAAGTTTAACTTCCCGCGCGCGTACTGGTAACACACACACgagtttttttacttttacaatatGTCGATGAGACGTCTCCCGACACCGACATCGTATTTTTGTACGATCGCAAAATACCGTTGTCGATTTCGATCGGCTGCTTTACCCCGCGGTCACCGTATCATTTTTATGCGTCTTCGATTGCGTTCGGCGGTTCGCCAGCCTCCGCCGGCCGTGTCGCGACAGGTGAACGCCGTACACCAAGTCCCAGTGTGCCACCGCTTCGTGGCGATAACTTACTCGACGTCAAACGCCTTGGtacgtttttaatgtttttatcgtTGTTGTCCGGCTTCTTCGCCGGCTGTTCCGTCGCCGCCCGCCAACTTTTATACCGTTTGCGGTTTTACACCTTTGTGCGCGCGATGCAGTACTTTCTCGTTCCAACTTGTCCCACTCCGGTACCGCTTATAATACAGCCACCGTGTCGCCGCCGGGCCGCGCGTTGGTGACTTATCGTCAGACTCCGTGCCTCCTCCTTCTCGGGGGTCCTACTCTCCGTCGTTCTGTCGTTCTATCCGACGGCTTCAACCGAGAACTGTAATTTTACATTTCGTCAACTGCTGTATCGTCAACGCCCGAAATCACTGTATTGATACCTAACCTGCAGCCATTTACTCTTGTGTGGTGTTTGATGTTTGAACTCTGAATTGCAAATGAACTAAACTCTGGTTTCGTCCGATGCCGTACCTTCCAGACGACGGGtacaacgttttttttttttttttttttattgctagcCAGCTATAGTGTGACGCTCGTTGTTCTCAACGGCCAGTAGATATTAGGAATTAAcgtcttttttattttctagacTGTATAGTCTTTTTGGAGagcatcatattttaatttcaccaaataatattataacaatatttttttattacatatttatagagAATAATATCTATGTCACCATAAGCGCAAATTTAGGGGGCTCAGGGGTCTAAGCTCCTCTAAAATCAATCGTAGCGGGCCTAAAATGGTTAGTATATATCCCCTTGGGCCTTCCACCTTTATATATCTCAGGGAGTTGAGGGAACatacattcaaattataatttataatagtccccccccaaatttaaaactcaaattgcGCCTATTACGTATGTCACATCTGCAAGTACTTATCGTaactttttacaaaatgaaATCTTTACCCTCGACCAACATCCATAATCCATCATAGAcatataaagaattttttttattgataaatcgtattatgtttatgtaatctATAACTACGCAATTGACATGTGTAAAAAGAAAGATATTAATTGACACCTCGTCACCACAGCTAGTATAGCATAGTCGCATAAGTAGCTATAGGCATATTACATTGTTACATCTAACATGTGTTGCGTCTATGTATATGTCGCATCCATTTCGCGTTCTGATCCGTTAGCCGTTTCGTGAAATGGATAGAAATTTCATCCAGTTCACGAAACGGAACTTTTTTCTTACACATCGCGTAATTAACACAATGTGGATAACTTTTCACGAAACGGAAACGGATTTCTAGCAGTACGGAACTTGTTCCGTTATCTGTACATACACATAACgaaactaataatatgtgaataatttttattaataaaaacaacatatttaaCCTATCGTAAAAacctgttataataattaagtattctaGAAAACTAttcatattgaaaattatcaataaaaaaaaaatgtaaaataataatagcgttAGAAATCAACTCTGCTAGtgctattatttgtaatttatgcaaaaataatgaaagtaTCATCGAATCGAGACAACATAGATTAAAAGGTTTACAAAAACACTGcggaaaaaatgttaaagataaaaacatattaaatattttacttaaaattattataaaataatatgagttCTATTGTTTACAGGTAAGTAACCTTAAAATTATGGCGTTGAACATATCACataacaatgtaatgtaattttttttttctgcaaGGGGGATTGTCCCATCAACCCCTATAGTccgattattatttgtatctattatttaactcGGTGTTAAATAAACGATAGCGGCGTTGTGGAAGTAATGCGGAAGCGGTTTCCACGACGTCGTGAATTcaaacacgaaaaaaaaaagcttaagTTAACTCAATTCTATTAAGAGAATGTAGTACCCGGCACCCACGTTTCGCATTTGTtggtctccgtcttacacacgtacaatagcaaattttcgttcaccagtttcaatattgtgctgttagttttgatattagagtgaactgacttattataaaatttaaaggtaagattatTACCCAGGACTCCGCGTtgccttttattgatattattatttttaaataaatcatgatctttttaaaatgttaacttcATCAGTTTACTCAAATACCAAAACTAACAGCACaatattgaaactggtgaacgGAAATCTGCTATGTTGTACGCGTGTAAGACGGAAACAACATATGCGGGGACTACATcctcttaataaaaattatcacgtattattagttttgtcATGTGTATGTACAGATTATGGAAAAAGTTCTGTGCTCCTAAAAATCGGTATCTGTTTCGTGAAAAGTTATCCACGTTGTGTAATTACacgatatgtaaaaaaaaaagttccgTTTAGTGAATCGGATGAAATTTCTATCCATTTCACGAAACGGGTTAGAACGCGAAATGGATGCGACATATTTAcgctatattaaataatatattatattatataatttataactttataagtaaaagAGTAAAACCTTAAACCACATGTCCATAACAGTAGAAGTACCaaggtacctattttatttttatttaaccttATCACGTATACTTTTTTTGATATCTCTAATGGCCGGATTTGCCAtggatgtatttttattttttaataataaaaaagagacCAAAAGGttcatatacagtatatattataaaaatttgccATACGTGATGTTGCTTGGACCAACAGGCTACATTGATGTAAGTACatagaatataatgtatgacctattatatatttatacataaaaagttatgtttcaaaataattggaaaaaacaAAGAACAGATTAAGGAAAAACGGCAATTTTTACGCAAAACTAATATTCGATAAAATcgttttagtttttgtttgtttgaaatttttattacacaatatttgttttcgttGTAATTCCAAAACAAGTAATCgcagatatttgaaattttcatctTTTAGGAAAATAAGAGTGGacaaatttctattatttaatattttaattaacattatggTAAAGGTAATCTCGTAGGGCGggagaaaataatatcagttaataggtataattaggAATATACAtagcaatttattattgctgtTTGTACAAACgataaacattaaaagaatacaatatcaaataatagatattcgTAAGTGGCGCATAAGTGCATAATACACTAGAGTGTATCGCCTTAGTTCTTTATACGTTATGCaacttatattcaaaattaatttctatcggaaagtaaaattaattttttaagatggttaaatttaaagtgtttACAACAACGGATATTCATccgtgaaattatttttttcttgaacgatttttgattttgaatttgtcaaaactcagaatttttgaaaatttattaataagattcctcttaacttgtttttatactagtataaaattataaaaaaatatataattacaattttttaacaatttgaagttaaaatttttactaaatttttcaGAATTTCCAAAATTACAAACTATGAGTATTTtgcactaaaaatattaaatcttaaatttttatagctcaaatttgaaaatgaaatataatataagtattttatactggATCTAACTAATACACAAATACAACctagtatatgtatagtttaaatttaaaaatgttaactattttggtataaatcaaaaacataaattttaaatctttgacatatattcttatagattttaaaatgtgcaataaaatttttgatttattttagctTAGGTATAAGTCTTACTTTGCAcgtttattgatttttcacaTCTTAAATCATTTTTCCACCTTTAGTGTTTTCTTCCACCTTAGCTTTTTTTGTACTTTCAGCGTTTTTCTTGCACCATTAGCGTCTCATACCTTATTAATCCTTTTTTGTACCTTAATTGTTtgtttgcatttttaatttaaggttCGAAAAGCGTGTTTTTTAACCGTacattttgaagtattttaattacagttCTATAGTTatgatatgaattattaaatatcccaaattcacttatatatttatgaaattttgtgtaatgaaaaataaattaattttgaatacatatattattaaaatctaactataaaaatgatattttacttaaatcaaGGTCATTAAATTggaaaatcatatattaaatgatttttgatttgtattttatgaaaataaatcttaaatttatatattgtgataatgtattgtaactgctaagataataattgttatcacaaaatataaaaattaaattatttaaatttaagaaaaatatatttacatttacgaagaaaaaaatattaggtatttaaaaatgttaggtgTTCATTTTAACTTTAGATTACAgcaatttaacgttttttaagtacttatttctaatgtcgaaaataaatattacagttgCTTTTCATTCACAAATAAAgtgaaacttaaaattaattctctttgtaaaaagtttatataacTTACTGTAGTACAATAGTCAATGTTTATTCAGTTTGTTATtaagtagatatttaaaatgcgCATTTAAGAACGGATAAATACCCAATTCAAAAATGTCCATATGATGAAACTTATAACATCCAAGGAAACTTGGTACTTCGAAATAGGAACCAAAGCAAAAATAGACATCTATGACCCAGATCCCAGGCTATTATAAGACGTACTTACTTTTTCTTTTCAGatgatacttataagttataactcttCCGCCGAAGAGCAACAATTACACACAgatatcttaaataatttaattaaaatttatcgacACTAGCTATGGCATATATTTTCCTTAAATGTTTGGTCTGGCAGTGAGAATTTTCAATAAGGGCCAGCGTGTTTATCGTTTATGAAAGGATTTTCATGATTTTctgattgataaaataatcgtttataaaaaatgctgCTTCTACCTAAAGAagagtttaattaaatacaattaaaaatcaaaaatcttttgcatgtattgttatatacaaattaatatttgattaaaacttattatcttACTTGtccaaataattgattattaaattgttaaattgaaGATTGTATTTTAGACTGCAGAACATGGATATTTGAATAAGCtagtatatcattataataatattcactctataaacataatttgttaattaataacaactatattatttgcgTTTAAATTATCATGAACGATGatagtagtataaattataatttcattatgtataacaaattagttgattaaaatgtatagttaaattacgtatataataaatagagttagagaaataacttattaaatccCCGAGAATTGACTAACGGTTTATgctatctattttaaattccgAGTGGAGTATGAACGTGGgtgttgtaataaatatggCTATACCTACATTGTATAGTATCTGTACAATTATGTGccttatttcattatttttctgttatcattttttggagtgaaaatgattaaatattctacTTCAGGGGtggtttttagtaaattggatctagttgaTACTTTGCTTGACAcgatatcatttaaaaaatattttggttacctagaaaaataacatatttttaaattttttatttttaaaatctaccaATTTGATACATGTATTTATCTTACAATGATgtctg includes the following:
- the LOC113551482 gene encoding endoplasmic reticulum resident protein 44; its protein translation is MNQNYWKIFANKLFLLFFSSTYLFYNPVTSNAVKLHSQNVDMTLASNELVIINFYADWCRFSGILTPIFDEAAAKVSELYPESGKVVLGKVDCDSETSIASRFQITKYPTIKVLINGQPAKREYRGKRSVEAFVSFVQKQLEDPIQEVSSLFAASDVKSRVVIGYFENKDSQEYQIFRKVATNLKDDCLFYAGVGEAFRAMHPPNETIIEFRPDRASPKSEHHTFTGNSADYDSLNIWATDNCLPLVREITFENAEEITEEGLPFLLFFYHPNDLDSIKLFKEIVGTHLVQEKQRVNFLTADGIKFAHPLQHLGKQHTDLPVVVIDSFKHMYQFPSKSDYKNHEHLKTFIDDLYSGKLHREYHLGPQEISAIEIVHGDNQPAEQTMPPESTFKKLAPSKNRYTLLKEEL